A stretch of Fusarium fujikuroi IMI 58289 draft genome, chromosome FFUJ_chr10 DNA encodes these proteins:
- a CDS encoding related to small s protein — protein sequence MFCTFVITPIAQSSRLLSLLLTPSLSTPFATVATGLEIVGTLAALYQLIDLSVEFITEWKAVYDGARTAESYMKEHAQNLAEACKLTQARYQTIGSYEKLSDTERGVQKTAKKCRASAQALFGELSFLETEQESNNCMGPVRYVVKSKLHRKKIERIEARFKNNQQELQIILQSEILSQNKAMQYLEMERFASLEEDIRILIEQGSKGFFGLEAFIEAQHEATNKIVKSRLVATDNLIVQEFSKAQQGIKDSAAEVQRKEFLESFRYPEMNKRYNDILDSSDANFDRVFTSYEKVTKHDQRSVLSKDDSSHPSSEASEYDPSHGDFSDIDSDELRAIDKSWSNFINWLKSRDSLFCIQGKPGSGKSTLIKFVIDNENTQRLLEHQSSDIVIMSHFFWKIGSEEQSTIKGFLCSLVHQLLAHSENLQELAMRLYDTVSHKSYHDWSSKPLKSPLRQVLEAKSHAICVFVDGLDEVANDDGLDKLTREIEEILQFPGIKICVSSRPEASVVEWLERLNAPSILLEDLTRPEMSSYVHQGLDPLLSSKKLSMETHRYLCDEMVRKSQGVFLWLFLVLRSLIEGIENRDPDQILIKRLAELPSKIHDLYADLWERLNERSPVYRRDAVRFVQYVLTKQGQAIYFRLQEHPAEERFYVRQPVLGQIAFAEMPDRHGGLLKHGDRIDSKELQEACDMQEIKSKSSVVVYYIFASKKKEYHHMIPTTSSCSKWVLSTAQLMTSSPRQRLEDQSCRQIL from the exons ATGTTCTGCACTTTTGTCATTACGCCTATTGCGCAGTCATCACGATTATTATCTCTTCTGCTCACGCCGAGTCTGTCAACACCATTTGCCACTGTGGCTACAGGATTAGAAATTGTCGGCACACTTGCCGCTCTATATCAGCTGATTGATTTATCAGTAGAGTTCATAACCGAGTGGAAGGCTGTGTACGATGGCGCGCGCACTGCTGAAAGCTACATGAAAGAACATGCCCAAAACTTGGCCGAAGCCTGTAAACTGACCCAGGCGCGTTATCAGACTATCGGCTCTTATGAAAAGCTGTCTGATACTGAAAGGGGTGTTCAGAAGACTGCAAAAAAATGTCGCGCTTCTGCTCAAGCACTGTTTGGAGAGCTAAGCTTCCTGGAAACGGAACAGGAGAGCAACAACTGCATGGGGCCCGTCAGATATGTGGTCAAGTCCAAGCTTCACCGCAAGAAGATCGAAAGGATAGAGGCTAGGTTCAAGAATAATCAGCAGGAGTTGCAAATAATATTGCAATCTGAGATTCT TTCACAAAATAAGGCCATGCAGTATCTTGAGATGGAGAGATTCGCGAGTTTGGAGGAAGACATACGGATTCTGATTGAGCAGGGATCCAAGGGCTTCTTCGGGCTAGAGGCATTCATCGAAGCCCAGCATGAGGCAACAAACAAAATCGTCAAAAGTCGGCTTGTTGCGACAGACAATCTTATCGTCCAGGAATTCTCGAAAGCACAGCAAGGGATCAAAGACTCCGCGGCTGAAGTACAGCGCAAAGAGTTTCTCGAAAGCTTTAGATATCCAGAGATGAACAAGCGGTACAACGACATTTTGGATTCCAGTGATGCCAACTTCGATCGAGTCTTTACATCTTACGAAAAGGTTACGAAGCACGATCAGAGATCCGTATTATCAAAAGATGACAGCAGTCATCCTAGCTCTGAAGCTAGCGAATATGACCCAAGCCATGGCGACTTTTCCGATATCGACAGTGACGAATTGAGAGCTATTGACAAGTCATGGTCAAACTTCATCAACTGGCTGAAATCTAGAGACTCGTTATTCTGTATCCAAGGAAAGCCTGGGTCAGGTAAAAGTACTTTGATCAAGTTTGTGATCGATAACGAAAACACCCAACGACTCCTTGAGCATCAAAGTTCCGACATTGTCATCATGTCCCATTTCTTTTGGAAGATTGGAAGCGAGGAACAAAGCACCATCAAAGGCTTTTTATGTTCCTTGGTTCATCAGTTGTTAGCTCACAGTGAGAATTTACAGGAGCTCGCGATGCGCCTATATGATACGGTTTCTCACAAAAGCTATCATGACTGGTCTTCCAAACCCCTCAAAAGCCCTCTTCGCCAGGTCTTGGAAGCCAAAAGCCATGCCATCTGTGTCTTTGTCGACggtcttgatgaagtcgcGAATGATGACGGCCTTGATAAGCTGACGCGGGAGATTGAAGAAATCCTCCAATTTCCTGGAATCAAGATTTGTGTTTCTAGCCGCCCAGAAGCATCAGTGGTGGAATGGCTCGAGAGACTGAATGCCCCTAGCATTTTACTTGAGGATCTTACCAGGCCTGAGATGAGCAGCTACGTTCATCAAGGCCTGGATCCCTTGCTATCTTCGAAGAAACTCTCAATGGAGACCCATCGATATCTATGTGATGAAATGGTTCGAAAATCACAGGGGGTCTTTTTATGGCTCTTTTTGGTGTTAAGAAGCCTCATAGAAGGCATAGAGAACAGAGACCCCGATCAAATACTTATCAAGCGTCTTGCTGAGCTACCTAGCAAGATACATGACCTTTATGCTGACTTATGGGAACGCCTGAATGAGAGGAGCCCAGTATATAGAAGAGACGCAGTCCGGTTTGTTCAGTATGTTTTGACGAAGCAAGGCCAGGCAATATACTTCCGGCTTCAAGAACACCCTGCAGAGGAACGCTTTTATGTCCGCCAACCCGTCTTGGGACAAATCGCCTTTGCAGAGATGCCTGATAGACACGGAGGCCTCCTGAAACATGGAGACAGAATAGACTCCAAGGAATTACAAGAAGCCTGCGACATGCAAGAAATCAAATCGAAATCAAGTGTGGTGGTCTACTACATATTCGCAAGCAAGAAAAAGGAATACCACCACATGATACCAACGACCTCCTCATGCAGCAAGTGGGTTTTATCCACCGCACAGCTCATGACTTCTTCACCGAGACAGAGGTTGGAAGATCAATCTTGCAGGCAGATTCTGTAG
- a CDS encoding related to gentisate 1,2-dioxygenase oxidoreductase, producing MGNYTSTVTSGVSDGDSPEMKQYLSELPSKNLEPLWSQMSMMVPPTPNPTAKPHMWTYKEALPHLETAAKLVPEEKAERRVLMLVNPSMQSPYTTDTIYGGLQIVNPGETAPAHRHLAFAARFIIDGEGFTAVEGKKMPLIRGDVVITPIWHWHDHGNDSDKPVVWLDMLNLPLFRFAPVHFAEGYSDPRYPSEHCDPCEFRFPWAPVEKELNADKSDYSIYHYKLSNGKSLSTFLGVQAERLSPGATVESQESQSYLYHCYEGKGRTELVTPTGETMTFKWEARDTFAVPSWCKVKHINESTTEQAYLVACHDGPFLECLGIQRRK from the exons ATGGGGAATTATACTAGCACAGTGACCTCGGGCGTCTCGGATGGCGACTCACCAGAGATGAAGCAGTACCTCAGCGAACTACCATCCAAGAACTTGGAGCCTCTTTGGTCACAGATGAGCATGATGGTACCGCCGACACCAAACCCCACAGCGAAGCCTCACATGTGGACATACAAAGAAGCCTTGCCTCATTTGGAGACAGCCGCCAAATTGGTACCAGAAGAAAAGGCTGAGCGACGAGTCTTGATGCTAGTAAACCCTAGTATGC AATCACCATACACAACAGATACTATTTATGGAGGCCTCCAGATCGTCAATCCTGGCGAGACAGCGCCAGCACATCGACATCTGGCCTTCGCAGCTCGCTTCATCATTGATGGCGAAGGTTTCACAGCTgttgagggcaagaagatgcCTCTAATCAGAGGCGATGTTGTCATCACACCAATCTGGCACTGGCATGACCATGGAAACGACAGTGATAAGCCAGTCGTCTGGTTGGATATGTTGAACCTACCGCTATTCCGCTTTGCTCCAGTTCACTTTGCCGAGGGCTACTCTGACCCACGCTATCCCAGCGA ACATTGCGACCCTTGCGAGTTTCGTTTCCCTTGGGCTCCCGTTGAGAAAGAACTCAACGCTGACAAGAGCGACTACTCCATCTATCACTATAAGCTCTCCAATGGAAAGTCCTTGTCAACATTCCTCGGCGTTCAGGCCGAGAGATTAAGCCCTGGTGCCACGGTGGAGTCACAAGAAAGCCAGTCCTATCTTTATCACTGCTATGAAGGAAAGGGTCGCACTGAACTTGTGACGCCGACGGGGGAGACGATGACGTTCAAGTGGGAGGCACGCGATACTTTTGCTGTGCCCTCATGGTGCAAGGTTAAGCATATTAATGAGTCTACTACGGAGCAAGCATACCTGGTGGCTTGTCACGATGGTCCATTTCTTGAATGTTTGGGTATTCAACGAAGAAAGTAG
- a CDS encoding related to bifunctional 4-hydroxyphenylacetate degradation enzyme, with amino-acid sequence MSSTTWNRLIRFVDDNGNETFGDPVIENDKDFSEKLAKNDLWAVEYKGQSPVAQLTKGDKVHVKAVKELLRPADVPIIRCIGLNYIKHIKEGGRTPPPYPSLFIKPSTSIAGFNEDVPIPKIAQDGTIDYEGELGIVIGKSGKNITKGDALSYVAGYVVSNDVSARAWQRDPKKAGGVPQWCFSKGFDKFAPIGPLLVSPAVVGNASKLHLTTTVNGEERQSEGTNDLLFGVEEIVSFISQGTTLEAGTVVLTGTPCGVAMGMKEPRYLNDSDVVEVSITELGSVKNKMVFE; translated from the exons ATGTCCTCAACAACTTGGAACCGCCTCATCCGCTTTGTCGATGACAACGGAAACGAGACCTTTGGAGACCCTGTCATTGAGAATGACAAGGACTTTTCTGAGAAGTTGGCCAAGAATGACCTATGGGCTGTTGAGTACAAGGGTCAGAGTCCTGTGGCGCAACTCACCAAGGGTGACAAGGTACATGTGAAGGCTGTAAAGGAGCTGCTGCGACCGGCTGATGTGCCTATCATCCGATGCATTGGCCTTAACTACATCAAGCACA TCAAGGAAGGTGGCCGAACACCACCGCCTTATCCCTCATTGTTCATCAAGCCCTCTACCTCAATTGCCGGATTCAACGAGGATGTCCCCATTCCCAAGATCGCCCAAGATGGCACAATAGACTACGAGGGAGAGCTG GGCATCGTGATTGGCAAGTCCGGCAAGAACATCACTAAGGGAGATGCTCTCTCTTACGTAGCAGGCTACGTCGTCTCCAACGATGTATCCGCTCGAGCATGGCAACGAGACCCCAAGAAGGCCGGCGGCGTTCCTCAATGGTGCTTCAGCAAGGGTTTCGACAAGTTCGCACCCATTGGACCTCTTCTCGTCTCTCCAGCTGTCGTTGGTAATGCTTCCAAGTTGCACTTGACAACAACTGTCAACGGCGAGGAGAGACAAAGCGAGGGTACGAATGATCTCCTTTTCGGTGTCGAGGAGATCGTCAGCTTCATCAGCCAAGGAACAACGCTTGAGGCTGGAACCGTTGTTCTCACAGGAACACCATGTGGTGTCGCCATGGGAATGAAGGAGCCCAGGTATCTTAATGACAGCGATGTTGTAGAGGTTAGCATCACCGAGTTGGGAAGTGTTAAGAACAAGATGGTTTTCGAGTAA
- a CDS encoding related to beta-glucosidase, translating to MADTDIDAIIQSLTLEEKISLLAGRNFSETVGYPEKGVPSIKTADGPNGIRSAATDLDIKSACFPAACNLAATFDLDLAEKFGKALGAEARGKRVNCMLGPTVCMHRHPLGGRNFESYSEDPFLTGKMSSKVIQGLQSLGISATIKHFVANEQETARTTVDETIDERALREIYLRPFEIAVKEANPWAIMTAYNHVNGVHCDEHKWLLQDVLRGEWGWKGLVMSDWGGTNSVAAALNAGLDLEMPGPPRLRKEDAVKEALERGELTESTINERAKSVVEWALKLKAREAESHSVALGQDTNTPELRSMIREAGARGIVLLKNQGDLLPLTKEKVQKKKVALIGFAKDAMAHGGGSAAVNAYRKITPWQGLHEALGDDVEFTYARGAHRERLLPAIHPDGLCGKVVGLDGKPGFSRQLFKEGESEPVSTVGQPTSAYSPLGSQESLWRRLEIVGDFTPAETGEHYIACSGLGPTRVYVDGEIIYEQTANCTDPMGSLFLAAPEPEFRHKFEGGKTYRLKICSDPPTKIGLTILEGRSGVRVGFSLESDHDADLVGEAAEVAKAADYAIVFTGHDPQWETEGRDQDGFNLPRKGTQDALVSTVASVNPNTVVVNSTGVAIAMPWLEQVPAVVQAWFPGQECGYSIADVLTGAVNPEGRLPVSFPKSIEDCPAHGNFPGEYIDGQLKVTYAEGVFVGYRHFDRLPREKVNFPFGHGLSYTTFTHDLVNFSREVDDWYVSAEVSNTGKQAGSTLVQIYAGPAEQSPDHPIKALVAFQKVRLEPGETKLVKLLVKQRDLAHFNSGLKKWVIDEGEYRFSLGVSSADIVGDTVVKVHKAIFDP from the exons ATGGCAGACACAGATATTGATGCGATCATACAGTCACTGACACTGGAGGAGAAG ATTTCCCTCTTAGCTGGTCGGAACTTCTCAGAAACCGTTGGCTATCCAGAAAAGGGAGTTCCTTCGATCAAG ACTGCCGATGGACCAAATGGAATtcgctcagcagcaacagatcTCGACATCAAGTCGGCCTGTTTCCCAGCAGCATGCAATCTCGCAGCCACATTCGACCTAGACCTTGCCGAGAAATTTGGCAAGGCTCTAGGTGCTGAAGCGAGAGGCAAGCGAGTAAATTGCATGCTCGGTCCAACAGTCTGCATGCATCGCCATCCTCTTGGTGGTCGTAATTTTGAGAGCTACAGTGAAGACCCATTTCTCACCGGTAAAATGTCTTCAAAAGTCATACAAGGACTTCAAAGTCTTGGTATTTCCGCTACGATAAAACATTTTGTGGCCAATGAGCAAGAAACAGCACGTACGACTGTTGATGAGACTATTGATGAACGGGCATTGCGCGAAATTTACCTCAGGCCGTTTGAGATTGCTGTTAAGGAAGCGAATCCTTGGGCGATTATGACAGCTTATAATCATGTCAATGGCGTTCATTGTGATGAGCACAAGTGGCTTCTGCAGGACGTCTTGCGTGGCGAATGGGGCTGGAAGGGCCTTGTCATGAGTGATTGGGGCGGTACTAATTCCGTCGCTGCAGCGCTCAATGCTGGTTTGGACCTGGAGATGCCTGGTCCTCCCCGGCTAAGAAAggaagatgctgtcaaggaggCACTTGAGCGGGGAGAATTGACAGAAAGCACCATCAACGAGCGCGCCAAGTCTGTTGTTGAGTGGGCGTTAAAGCTCAAGGCTCGTGAAGCAGAGTCACACTCTGTCGCTCTTGGTCAAGACACAAATACCCCCGAACTGCGAAGCATGATCCGCGAGGCCGGCGCACGGGGTATTGTCTTGCTGAAGAATCAGGGAGACCTCCTTCCCCTGACCAAAGAAAAGGTTCAGAAGAAAAAGGTTGCTCTTATCGGGTTTGCTAAAGATGCCATGGCCCACGGAGGAGGTAGTGCGGCTGTCAATGCGTACCGCAAGATCACTCCTTGGCAAGGTTTGCACGAGGCCCTTGGCGACGACGTTGAGTTCACATATGCTCGAGGCGCTCATCGCGAGCGCCTCCTTCCTGCTATTCATCCTGACGGTCTGTGCGGTAAAGTCGTGGGTCTTGATGGAAAGCCCGGGTTCAGTCGGCAGCTGTTCAAGGAGGGTGAATCTGAGCCTGTATCTACTGTTGGACAGCCAACTTCAGCATACTCGCCTCTTGGATCACAAGAGTCGCTCTGGAGGAGACTTGAGATTGTCGGTGACTTTACACCGGCTGAGACAGGAGAGCACTACATCGCCTGCTCTGGATTGGGGCCTACGAGGGTCTATGTTGATGGCGAGATCATCTATGAGCAGACTGCCAACTGCACTGACCCCATGGGCTCTCTGTTCCTCGCTGCTCCAGAGCCTGAGTTCCGCCACAAGTTCGAAGGAGGAAAGACCTATCGCCTTAAAATCTGCAGTGATCCGCCTACCAAGATCGGCCTTACCATTCTTGAAGGTCGCAGTGGTGTTCGTGTCGGTTTCTCACTGGAATCCGACCACGATGCAGATCTTGTCGGAGAGGCTGCGGAGGTagccaaggctgctgatTACGCGATTGTGTTTACCGGGCATGATCCTCAATGGGAGACTGAAGGTCGAGATCAAGATGGTTTCAATCTCCCTCGAAAGGGCACGCAAGACGCCCTTGTATCTACAGTGGCATCAGTCAACCCCAACACCGTGGTCGTCAACTCTACCGGCGTTGCTATCGCTATGCCCTGGTTGGAACAAGTCCCCGCTGTCGTGCAAGCTTGGTTCCCTGGCCAAGAATGCGGCTACTCTATCGCGGATGTCCTTACAGGAGCTGTCAATCCTGAAGGCCGACTACCAGTGAGCTTCCCCAAAAGCATTGAGGACTGCCCTGCGCACGGGAATTTCCCTGGCGAATATATAGATGGACAGCTCAAGGTTACTTACGCCGAGGGTGTTTTCGTCGGATATCGTCACTTTGATCGACTTCCTCGAGAAAAGGTTAACTTTCCCTTCGGTCACGGCCTATCTTACACGACTTTTACACATGATCTGGTCAACTTTTCTCGCGAGGTTGACGACTGGTATGTCTCTGCTGAAGTATCTAACACTGGAAAGCAAGCTGGCAGCACATTAGTGCAGATTTATGCTGGCCCAGCTGAGCAGTCTCCTGATCATCCGATCAAGGCTCTCGTGGCTTTCCAGAAGGTACGATTGGAGCCCGGTGAGACGAAGTTGGTTAAGCTTCTGGTGAAACAGAGAGACTTGGCACATTTCAATTCTGGACTGAAGAAGTGGGTAATAGATGAGGGTGAGTATCGCTTCTCACTGGGGGTCTCTTCAGCCGATATTGTTGGAGATACTGTGGTGAAGGTGCACAAGGCTATTTTCGATCCATAG
- a CDS encoding related to hexose transporter protein, translated as MGSSPAEKKGAAAAAGNDLAAVLPDDARPWYRVPHLLKLNLLLLIPLVSSGAIGYDGSMMNGLQTLPQWRGYFGQPEGAMLGALNSVYPAGKVIALFFVTYVCDRFGRKTAMMVGALSCVAFAIMQAVSQNLETFIAARAILGFFTSFLAQPSPILITELAYPTHRGKLTALYNTSFYLGGIIAAWCTYGTFKIDSTWSWRIPSLLQGALPFIQLLAVYFLPESPRWLVAHGRREEARKILATYHAGGDANAPLVNFEMAEIEGALTHEADAMSQNSWLELVRTPANRKRTLIAVIVGWFAQWNGINLVSYYLVLVLNTIGITAAKEQTLINGLLQISNWLAAIFVGAMLVDRLGRRTLFLLSTCGMFVSYIIWTALSASFDSTRSPTTGKAIVGFVFITFFFYAIAWAPLLQAYTVEIFPYTLRSRGVSVMYVSTFVGLVVGNQVNPIAMKNIGWKYYIVFCCILACLIVVIWFLFPETKGHTLEEIQAIFEGTSHGALHAGKLDDIEHGRLDQDGKKDKKVDQVELA; from the exons ATGGGTTCCTCACCAGCAGAGAAAAAAGGTGCTGCCGCGGCTGCCGGCAATGACCTCGCAGCA GTTCTCCCCGATGATGCTCGACCTTGGTATCGCGTACCGCATCTCCTGAagctcaaccttctccttctAATTCCTCTCGTGTCATCAGGCGCGATTGGTTATGATG GATCGATGATGAACGGTCTTCAGACCCTCCCTCAATGGAGAGGCTACTTTGGACAGCCCGAAGGTGCCATGCTCGGTGCCCTCAACTCTGTATACCCAGCCGGAAAGGTCATTGCCCTTTTCTTCGTCACCTACGTATGCGATCGATTCGGTAGAAAGACAGCCATGATGGTCGGAGCTTTGAGTTGTGTCGCCTTCGCCATCATGCAAGCTGTGTCACAGAACTTGGAGACTTTCATTGCGGCAAGAGCTATCCTTGGTTTCTTCACAAGTTTCTTGGCCCAGCCTAGTCCAATCCTCATCACCGAGCTCGCTTATCCCACGCATCGAGGCAAGCTTACCGCTCTGTACAACACATCCTTC TACCTCGGAGGTATCATCGCCGCCTGGTGCACATACGGAACCTTCAAGATCGACTCGACATGGAGCTGGAGAATCCcgtctcttctccaaggagCCCTCCCCTTCATCCAACTCCTCGCCGTTTACTTCCTCCCCGAGTCTCCCCGATGGCTCGTCGCCCACGGCCGACGCGAAGAGGCCCGCAAAATCCTCGCCACGTATCACGCCGGCGGTGACGCAAACGCTCCACTTGTCAACTTCGAGATGGCGGAGATTGAGGGTGCCTTGACGCATGAAGCCGATGCCATGTCACAGAACTCTTGGCTCGAACTCGTCAGAACTCCTGCGAACAGAAAGAGAACGCTAATTGCCGTTATCGTCGGGTGGTTCGCTCAGTGGAACGGTATCAACCTCGTCAG CTACtaccttgttcttgttctcaacACGATTGGTATCACAGCTGCCAAGGAACAGACTCTCATCAATGGTCTTTTGCAGATCTCAAACTGGCTTGCTGCAATCTTTGTTGGTGCTATGTTAGTCGACAGACTCGGGCGTCGCACCCTGTTCCTCCTTTCGACTTGTGGAATGTTCGTGTCGTACATTATCTGGACCGCCCTCAGTGCTTCGTTTGACAGTACTCGAAGCCCAACTACCGGAAAGGCCATCGTGGGCTTTGTGTTcatcaccttcttcttctacgcTATTGCTTGGGcccctcttctccaagcgTATACCGTTGAGATCTTCCCGTACACCCTTCGCAGCCGCGGTGTCTCCGTCATGTACGTCAGCACATTCGTCGGTCTCGTTGTTGGAAACCAGGTCAACCCAATCGCCATGAAGAACATCGGGTGGAAGTACTACATTGTCTTCTGCTGCATTCTTGCCTGTCTCATTGTCGTTATCTGGTTCCTTTTCCCCGAGACAAAGGGTCATACTCTAGAGGAAATTCAAGCAATCTTTGAGGGAACATCTCATGGTGCTCTTCATGCTGGTAAGCTGGATGATATTGAACATGGTAGATTGGATCAGGATGGcaagaaggataagaaggtCGACCAGGTTGAACTCGCTTAG
- a CDS encoding related to C6 transcription factor — MASPPVPILPAVNTYESQPRRSIPLSLPPPPPPHHHSPVTSTPGSGTRPDSHSGQRNVGASVCSNSPSAVDSMTAVIDEGTSTEEFFGKSSAGSFTAQIKKAIDVKLGKSTSSSDNASNISRSAGVMGPASVASPDFSYVLPPRRQADHLIELYWFYVDPLYPFLDRNRWTRAYNAIFSGTAMDLNERVFVATLNVILALSTQLVESHSLEQREQSSDTYFQRAQELLPMSPWEPGSLELVQCLLVTSQYLQSTYNPHQTWMVIGSAIRMAQGLGLHLPETSANRSDPGERELLRRIWYGCVLMDRMVSVTHGRPAMISQHPAKDVPHPAEASNAQNGMQGLEYYSFFVRSVRLYEIIHKTMIAFYDGSQGNRTKEKESHFDLEGVDGEDEDLDRVVQLDRCISRWQSKLPDHIRWELLESNKDEIARRQAVILRMRFLHARILLLRPVLSRFCLTQSPQDKKPMDDNLQARVVQQGAMFCVTTAQNMINTLVKHQTQDGTVGLLPAWWYRVYYIYSAATVLIAAKLRPDVFSAVEIGRSWGQAISVLKAHEQFGQSPRRCVAALHILSSKILQATPRGSPGRETTNTNRLGEGNNPGLPQQPMPNMQVPDLVQRLAEEFQTPIPDFNPQELAAFNLDVNDMSWLNDVQGVWELLNE; from the exons ATGGCAAGCCCTCCTGTTCCGATTTTACCAGCCGTGAATACATACGAGAGTCAGCCGCGACGGTCTATACCTCTGTCGCTGCCGccgccaccaccgccacATCATCACTCCCCAGTGACATCTACCCCCGGCAGCGGCACCAGGCCAGATTCACATAGTGGTCAACGTAATGTCGGGGCTTCAGTGTGTTCAAACAGTCCTTCTGCTGTTGACTCCATGACAGCGGTCATCGACGAGGGGACGAGTACTGAAGAGTTCTTTGGGAAGAGCAGTGCAGGCTCTTTCACCGCTCAGATCAAAAAAGCCATCGACGTGAAGCTAGGGAAGTCTACAAGCTCAAGTGACAATGCGTCAAATATATCTCGGTCGGCTGGGGTCATGGGCCCTGCCTCAGTCGCATCACCAGACTTCTCATACGTTCTACCCCCACGGAGGCAGGCTGATCATCTTATAGAGCTGTACTGGTTCTACGTTGATCCGCTGTATCCGTTCTTGGACAGGAACCGATGGACTCGTGCTTATAATGCAATATTCTCCGGAACGGCCATGGACTTGAATGAGCGAGTCTTCGTCGCTACGCTGAACGTCATCTTGGCCCTATCCACCCAACTCGTCGAATCGCATTCGTTAGAACAGCGAGAACAGTCGAGTGACACATACTTTCAGAGGGCACAGGAGTTATTGCCAATGAGCCCCTGGGAACCCGGGTCTCTCGAATTGGTGCAGTGTTTACTGGTAACGAGCCAGTATCTTCAGAGCACATATAATCCTCATCAGACATGGATGGTTATTGGCTCTGCCATCAGGATGGCCCAGGGATTGGGACTTCACCTGCCCGAGACCTCAGCGAATCGTTCGGACCCTGGCGAGCGAGAGTTGTTGCGCAGGATATGGTATGGTTGTGTTCTAATGGATCG CATGGTATCTGTGACCCATGGCCGCCCTGCCATGATCTCCCAGCATCCTGCAAAAGACGTGCCACATCCAGCGGAAGCTTCAAACGCCCAGAACGGAATGCAAGGTTTGGAATATTACAGCTTCTTTGTGAGATCAGTGCGACTTTACGAGATTATCCACAAGACCATGATCGCATTCTATGACGGCTCACAGGGAAATCGTACGAAGGAGAAGGAATCACATTTTGACCTTGAAGGTGTAGATGGCGAGGACGAAGACCTTGACAGAGTGGTCCAACTGGATCGCTGTATCAGCAGATGGCAGTCAAAGCTACCAGATCATATCAGGTGGGAGTTGCTGGAGTCAAATAAGGATGAAATTGCGCGTCGCCAGGCTGTAATTCTTCGGATGAG ATTCCTCCATGCACGTATCTTGCTACTGCGGCCAGTCCTTTCCAGATTCTGCCTCACACAATCTCCCCAGGACAAAAAGCCCATGGACGATAATCTCCAAGCTCGTGTCGTTCAACAAGGCGCAATGTTCTGCGTCACGACAGCTCAGAATATGATCAACACTCTGGTAAAGCACCAAACACAAGATGGCACCGTTGGTCTGCTTCCGGCCTGGTGGTATCGAGTATACTACATCTACTCCGCTGCTACAGTCTTGATAGCCGCCAAACTTCGACCAGATGTCTTCTCGGCCGTGGAAATCGGGAGATCTTGGGGCCAAGCTATTTCAGTACTCAAGGCTCACGAGCAATTTGGCCAGTCTCCTCGCCGGTGCGTTGCAGCGCTACATATTCTTTCTTCAAAGATCTTGCAAGCAACGCCTCGTGGTTCACCGGGACGTGAAACGACGAACACTAACAGACTCGGCGAAGGGAACAACCCAGGCCTCCCTCAGCAACCGATGCCGAACATGCAAGTTCCGGATCTTGTTCAGCGACTTGCCGAGGAGTTTCAAACCCCAATACCGGACTTTAATCCCCAAGAGCTTGCAGCGTTCAACTTGGATGTAAATGATATGTCATGGCTGAACGATGTTCAAGGAGTTTGGGAGCTTTTAAACGAATAA